The DNA region GGCACGCCGCGCGTCTTGGCCAGCACCACGGCGCGGTCCAGCGCCCGGTCGCAGCGCGCGCTGAGGTCGGTGGCCAGCAGGATAGGACCATCCGGCGCTAGGCTGTCCGGGGCGGCCGATCCGGGGGCCGGGGCGGCGTCCACGGGGGAGGCCGGTGAGGAAGACGATGCCGAAAACTCCGTGGGCGCTGTCATGACGTGCTCCAGGATGCTTTGCAACGATTATCACACTGCCCGTGGCCGCTTGGGCGCCACGGGGACGGCTTTGCTGGCAAACCCTTAGGTTTTCAGGGCCCGCCCCGGCGCGTCACGCCGCGTCGGTGTCCAGGGCCTCGATATCGCCGCGCCGCAGGCGCAGCAAGACCAGCCCCGGCAAGGCGATCAGCACCGTGACCAGGAAAAAGCCCGGCCAACCCAGTTTACCGACGAGCACCGGCGTCAGGGGCCCGGCCAGGTAGGTTCGTCCCACCGCCGACAGGGCCGACAGCAGCGCGAACTGCGTGGCGGAGAACTCCTGCTTGCACAGCGCCATCAGCAAGGCCACGAAGGCGGCCGTCCCCATGCCGCCGCACAGGTTCTCGAAACCGACCGCCGCCGCCATGGTGTAAAGATGATGGGGGCTGACCGCGACAATCCAATACCCGAGATTCGAAACCGCCTGCAGCACGCCGAACAACATCAGCGAACGGTACAGCCCGACGCGCGCCAGCAGCGCGCCGCCGGCCAGCGTCCCGACGATGGTGGAGGCCAGGCCCAGGACCTTGTTGACCGTGCCCACTTCGGTGGGCGAGAACCCGGCGCCGCGCAGCAGGAACGTGGTGGACAGCGCCCCGGCGAAGGCGTCGCCCAGCTTGTAGAGGACGATCAGCAGCAGCACCGTCAGGGCGCCGTGCCGGCCGAAGAATTCCTGCAGGGGCTCGGTCACGGCCTCGGAGAGCGAGCGGGGCGGCGGCGCGGGGTGTTCGGGCTCCGGGCCCCATAGCGTGCCGATCACGCAAAGCAGCATCAAGACGCCCATCAGCACATAGGTGGCGCGCCAGCCCAGCCAACTGTCCGCCAGGATCAGCGCCAGGCCGCCGGACACCAGCATGGCGATGCGATAGCCCAGCACCTTGACGGCCGCGCCGGCGCCGCGTTCCTCCTTGTGCAGCACGTCGGTGCTGTAGGCGTCGAAGGCGATGTCCTGGGTCGCCGAGAGAAAGGCCACCGCCACCGCCAGCAGCGCCAGCGGCAGCAGGTGGCTGCCCGGCGACAGCAGCGCCATGCCGGCGATGCCCAGCCCCAGCAACGCCTGGGTCAGCGCCATCCAGCCGCGGCGGCGGCCCAGGAAAGGCGGCACGTAGCGGTCGACCAGCGGCGCCCAGAGGAATTTCAGGGTGTAGGCCGTGCCCACGAGCGTCAGGAAACCGATGTCCTGCAGCGATACGCCCTCGACCGTGGCCCAGGCCTGCAAGGTGCCGCCGGTCAGGGCGAGCGGCAACCCGCTGGAAAAACCGAGCACCAGCAAAGGGGCGACGCGGCGGCTGGTGTAGATGTTGGCGACGACGGAAATATCGGAACTCCCTGACCCGGCCGCGCGGGCTCAGCCGGCGGCGAAACGATAGAGCGCCAGGGTACTACGCCAGCCGGGCAGCAGGCGCACCTCGCGGTCGTGGTTGAAGGTGGCGCGTTCTAGTATGCGCAGGCCCAGTTGACGCGCCAGGCTCTCGAAATCGCGCAGCGTGCACAAGTGGATGTTGGGCGTGTTGTACCAGGCGTAGGGCATCTGTCCCGTGACCGGCATGCGCCCCCGCAGGATAGCCCAGCCGTGCGGCCAGTAGCCGAAGTTGGGGAAGGACACCACGCCGTAGCGCGCCACGCGCGCCATTTCCCGCAGGATGTGCTCGGTGTGGCGCATGGACTGCAGCGTCTGCGACAGCACCACGGTGTCGAACTGCCCCGCGTCGAAGAGCGCCAGCCCTTCCTCCAGGTTCTGCTGGATGACGTTGACCCCGCGCCGCACGCAGGCGATGACGGAATGGTCGTCGATTTCCACGCCGGCGCCGTTGACCTGGCGTTCGTCCCGCAGGTGCGCCAGCAATTCGCCGTCGCCGCAGCCCAGGTCCAGCACGCGCGATCCCGGCTCGATCCAGCTCGCGATGCGCGCCAGGTCGTTGCGCAACTCGCCGTGTCCCGGGGACAAGGAAGATCCATCCATCACCGCTCTCCTCCCGGCGCCGCCGCGCCCACGGCCGGGAGCGCGGCGGCGCGCTCCGGCAGCCCCAGTTCGCGGGCGATGCGGTCGTAGTAGGCCCGCACCACCGCGTGATACCGCTCGTCGTCCAGCAGGAAGGCGTCGTGACCGTGCGGCGCGTCGATTTCCGCGTAGGTCACCGGCCGGCCGTTCTTCAGCAGCGCGCGCACGATCTCGCGCGAGCATTCCGGCGGGAAGCGCCAATCGGTTGAGAAGGACACCAGCAGGAAGCCGGACCGCGCCGGCGAAAGCGCCCGCGCCAGGTCGCCGCCATGCGTGCGGGCGGGATCGAAATAGTCCAGGGCGCGCGTGATCAGCAAATAGGTGTTCGCGTCAAAATAGCGCGAAAACTTTTCGCCTTGATAGCGCAGGTAGGACTCGACCTCGAACTCGACGTCGTAGCCGTAGCGGTATGCGCCATCCGCGCCGGGCGCGCGCTGGTTGCGGCCGAACTTCTCGGCCATGTCGTCCTGCGACAGATAGGTGATATGGCCGATCATGCGGGCCACCGACAGGCCGCGTCCCGGCACCGTGCCGTGCGCGTAATAGTCGCCGCCGTGGAAATCCGGATCGGTGATGATGGCGCGCCGCGCCACTTCATTGAAGGCGATGTTCTGCGCCGACAGGCGCGGCGTGCTGGCGATGACCACGCAGTGCGCCACCCGCTCGGGGCAGACGGTGGCCCAGCCCAGGGCCTGCATGCCGCCCAGCGAGCCGCCCATCACCGCGGCGAAGCGCTGGATGCCGAAATGATCGGCGACGCGCGCCTGCGCATGCACCCAGTCTTCCACGGTCAGGACCGGAAAGGCCGCGCCCCAGGGGGCGCCGGTATCGGGATTGATCGAGGCGGGCCCGGTGGAACCGAAGCAGGAGCCCAGGTTGTTGACGCCGATGACGAAAAAGCGGTCGGTGTCCACCGGCTTGCCGGGGCCCACCATGTTGTCCCACCAGCCGATGTCCTTGGGATTCGCGCTATTGATGCCCGCGACGTGATGCGAGGCATTCAGCGCATGGCAGATCAACACGGCATTGGTGCGCGCGGCGTTCAGCGTGCCATAGGTCTCGACCGCCAGCTCGTAGCGCGCCAGGGATTGCCCGCTGGCCAGCGGCAAGGGGGTGTCGAACGCCAGGAACACCGGCGCGACGTGGCCGACGGAACCGGGTGAAACCGGCGGCGCGGACGCGGCGCCGGAAAGGGGGGAACTGGAAACGGCGGGGTCGGCGGCGATCTGGGCGCCGGCCTGCGCCGGGTTGGCGTCGGGCGTTGCGGCGCCGACAGCCGGATGCGGGATGGTTGCAGTCATGCAGACCTCTTTAGCTGGATTTATGAGGCGCCCGCAAGCGGATCAGGCAAATCGGCGCCGAACGAATTGATCAGGGATTCTAACACCAGGGCCATGGGCACGGGCCGCCCCGCGCAAGCGTGATTCGCCTGCCCGCGCGAATCGCGCCATGAACCGCGCCTGGATCAATGCTGGCCGCGGACCTGGAAACGCGGCAAGATGGCCGGCATGGCGCCGATCGAAGGCCTCGGCGCCATGCCGCTGCCGGCGCTCGCGTCCCGCCAGGGCCGGATACCGATCACACACCTACACGGTTAACGTCATGACCAGACGCGCATTGTCGATCCGGGAGCGCGCCTGCCTGCAGTGGGCGGCGCTGGGCAAGTCCAGCCGCGAAATCGGCCCCTTGCTCGGCATCCGCGAAAGAACCGTCAATTTCCACCTGCAGAACGCCTGCCGCAAGCTGTCGGCCCGCAACCGGCGCGCGGCGGCGGTCACCGCGCTGGCCATGGGCCTGCTGGACCTCGGCCCGCACGGCCCGCACGGGCCGCAGGGCCCACGGCCGGCGGAAGACGCCGCCGGGCGCGGTCTCACTGGCGAAAGCGCAGCGAATGGACGAAGGTTTCCGCCTCGGCCGGTGGCAGCTTGTCCGCCGGTCCGGTTGCCACCGCCTCGATAAGCAGGTCCCCCCGCACCCATACCCGCGCCAGCAGCAGGACGGGCTTGCCGCCTGCCTCGCCCCGCACCGAGATATCCGAGCCGGCGGGCGGCAGATCGGCCGGCGGCTCCGCCTTCAGGTTGCGGTACAGGGCGCGCACGAGCGCCTTGGCCAGCGCCTCCCGGCGCGCGTCGGGCAGCCCGGCCAGCGAAGCATGGCCGACGGCGAAGACCGCCTGGTCGACCCGCGCCGCCTCCAGCGTATAGGCCAGGGAAGCGCCGTCCAGGGCGATATCGCGGCTTTCCTTCCGCATCCGCGCCGGAAAGGCGGCCCGGGCGGCGCCGTCGGCCACCTCCAGTTCGCGCCAATCGTAGGTCGGGCTACAGGCGCTCAGCACGGCCGCCAACATGCCCGCCAGCGCCATGGCCGGCAGGATGCCGGCCCGGAACGGGCGTCGGGCGAAGCTCAGCGATGGAAGGGCGGGCCAGGGGATCATGGCGGGTCGGCGGGGAAAGCACCGATAATACGCCAGCGTCGCGGCCCGGAAGATCGCCGTGGCGGCCGCCAGGATGCGCGGCGCCGCCCTGCGCGCGAAGGCGCGATTTCCGGGGGAAGCGGACCTCGGGAACGCGACGCCGGCGGCCGGGATTGTCCCCGGGCGATGCAGGTTACTCCGCGCCCACCCCGGGATAGCCCGTAAAATCTCCATCCTTATCGCCTATTTTCATAAAGCGCGCCGTGACCGACCTATCCTCCCTTCGCCTCGCTCGCCTGCGAGACCATCGTGAACTCCTGGGCCTCACCTTGCGCGGCATCGAAAAAGAGGGGCTGCGCGTGGATGCGCAAGGCCGCCTGGCGCGCACGCCCCATCCGGCGCTGCTGGGCTCCGCGCTCACCAACGAACACATCACCACCGACTATTCGGAATCCCTGCTGGAGCTGATCACCGGCACCCGCAACGACGTCCCCGGCCTCATCGGCGAACTCGAGGACACGCATCGCTACGTCTATGCCTGTCTGGGCGACGAGGTCATCTGGAACCAGTCCATGCCGGCGGAACTGCCGCCGGAGGCCGACATCCCCATCGCCTGGTACGGCGCCTCCAACACCGGGACCCTGAAGCACGTCTACCGCCGGGGCCTGGCGGAACGCTACGGCAAGACCATGCAATGCATCGCCGGCGTGCACTACAACTTCTCGCTGGACGACCGCCTGTGGGAAGTGCTGGAGCAGCCCGGCGCCAGCGACCAGGCGCGCCGCTCCGCCGGCTATATCGGCCTCATCCGCAACTTCACGCGCTACTCCTGGCTGCTGATGTATCTGTTCGGCGCCGCGCCGGCGCTATCGCGCGATTTCCTGCGCGGCCGCGAACATCCGCTGAAGGCCTTCGATGCGCAGACCCTGTACCTGCCTTACGCCACCAGCCTGCGCATGAGCGACCTGGGCTACCAGAACAAGGCGCAGTCGCAGCTCAAGCTCTGCTACAACGACCTGTCCACCTTCCTGGACCGCCTGCACGCCGCGGTGACGCAGCCCTGGGAACCCTATCGCCGCATCGGCACCCACCGCGACGGCCAGTGGATCCAGCTCAACACCAACAT from Bordetella genomosp. 10 includes:
- a CDS encoding helix-turn-helix domain-containing protein; translation: MTRRALSIRERACLQWAALGKSSREIGPLLGIRERTVNFHLQNACRKLSARNRRAAAVTALAMGLLDLGPHGPHGPQGPRPAEDAAGRGLTGESAANGRRFPPRPVAACPPVRLPPPR
- the metW gene encoding methionine biosynthesis protein MetW; amino-acid sequence: MDGSSLSPGHGELRNDLARIASWIEPGSRVLDLGCGDGELLAHLRDERQVNGAGVEIDDHSVIACVRRGVNVIQQNLEEGLALFDAGQFDTVVLSQTLQSMRHTEHILREMARVARYGVVSFPNFGYWPHGWAILRGRMPVTGQMPYAWYNTPNIHLCTLRDFESLARQLGLRILERATFNHDREVRLLPGWRSTLALYRFAAG
- a CDS encoding muropeptide transporter; the encoded protein is MSVVANIYTSRRVAPLLVLGFSSGLPLALTGGTLQAWATVEGVSLQDIGFLTLVGTAYTLKFLWAPLVDRYVPPFLGRRRGWMALTQALLGLGIAGMALLSPGSHLLPLALLAVAVAFLSATQDIAFDAYSTDVLHKEERGAGAAVKVLGYRIAMLVSGGLALILADSWLGWRATYVLMGVLMLLCVIGTLWGPEPEHPAPPPRSLSEAVTEPLQEFFGRHGALTVLLLIVLYKLGDAFAGALSTTFLLRGAGFSPTEVGTVNKVLGLASTIVGTLAGGALLARVGLYRSLMLFGVLQAVSNLGYWIVAVSPHHLYTMAAAVGFENLCGGMGTAAFVALLMALCKQEFSATQFALLSALSAVGRTYLAGPLTPVLVGKLGWPGFFLVTVLIALPGLVLLRLRRGDIEALDTDAA
- the gshA gene encoding glutamate--cysteine ligase encodes the protein MTDLSSLRLARLRDHRELLGLTLRGIEKEGLRVDAQGRLARTPHPALLGSALTNEHITTDYSESLLELITGTRNDVPGLIGELEDTHRYVYACLGDEVIWNQSMPAELPPEADIPIAWYGASNTGTLKHVYRRGLAERYGKTMQCIAGVHYNFSLDDRLWEVLEQPGASDQARRSAGYIGLIRNFTRYSWLLMYLFGAAPALSRDFLRGREHPLKAFDAQTLYLPYATSLRMSDLGYQNKAQSQLKLCYNDLSTFLDRLHAAVTQPWEPYRRIGTHRDGQWIQLNTNILQIENEYYSSIRPKRATRRGERPLTALAERGVQYVEVRCLDIDPYAPVGISAATSRFVDAFLLFCAASESPYFPVNGFCQHSADNFGVVVTEGRRPGLQLSREGTPLALDDWGRELLDRIAPYAELLDETYGGDAYRQAVAAQTEKMAHPDSTPSARLLDDMRGAGASFHEFTLAQSQAHAQALRATPLPAEKMAQYHEWARASAAEQQAIEAADDVDFDTYLARYMEAVQAPLPRA
- the metX gene encoding homoserine O-succinyltransferase MetX, whose protein sequence is MTATIPHPAVGAATPDANPAQAGAQIAADPAVSSSPLSGAASAPPVSPGSVGHVAPVFLAFDTPLPLASGQSLARYELAVETYGTLNAARTNAVLICHALNASHHVAGINSANPKDIGWWDNMVGPGKPVDTDRFFVIGVNNLGSCFGSTGPASINPDTGAPWGAAFPVLTVEDWVHAQARVADHFGIQRFAAVMGGSLGGMQALGWATVCPERVAHCVVIASTPRLSAQNIAFNEVARRAIITDPDFHGGDYYAHGTVPGRGLSVARMIGHITYLSQDDMAEKFGRNQRAPGADGAYRYGYDVEFEVESYLRYQGEKFSRYFDANTYLLITRALDYFDPARTHGGDLARALSPARSGFLLVSFSTDWRFPPECSREIVRALLKNGRPVTYAEIDAPHGHDAFLLDDERYHAVVRAYYDRIARELGLPERAAALPAVGAAAPGGER